The Halomonas sp. KG2 genome contains a region encoding:
- the trpB gene encoding tryptophan synthase subunit beta — protein sequence MPVTVSATETKFSDLTRMPDARGHFGPYGGRFVSETLSFALEELEQTYLSLRDDPDFQAEFDRDLAHYVGRPSPLYHAERWSQSLGGAQIWLKREDLNHTGAHKVNNTIGQALLAKKTGKPRVIAETGAGQHGVATATVAARLGLECDVYMGAADVQRQKLNVYRMRLLGARVIPVESGTRTLKDAMNEALRDWVTNVDNTFYIIGTVAGPHPYPQLVRDFNSVVGREARQQSLAQIGRLPDALIACVGGGSNALGLFYPFVEDDAVAMYGVEAGGDGIETGRHAAPLSTNAPRGVLHGNRTYLMSDEAGQVSDTHSISAGLDYPGVGPEHALWKDVGRVNYVAANDKEVLEAFRELTHMEGIMPALESAHALAHAKVLAPTMRPDQHIVVNLSGRGDKDIMTVANIDGIEF from the coding sequence ATGCCTGTGACTGTCTCAGCGACTGAAACCAAGTTCAGCGACCTGACCCGAATGCCGGATGCCCGTGGTCATTTTGGCCCCTACGGCGGCCGGTTTGTGTCGGAAACCCTGAGCTTTGCCCTGGAAGAGTTAGAGCAGACCTATTTGAGTCTGCGTGATGATCCCGATTTCCAGGCCGAGTTTGACCGTGACCTTGCCCATTATGTGGGGCGTCCATCGCCGCTTTACCATGCAGAGCGTTGGTCACAGTCGTTAGGTGGCGCGCAAATTTGGTTGAAGCGTGAAGACTTGAATCACACCGGTGCTCATAAGGTTAATAACACCATTGGCCAAGCGCTGTTAGCCAAAAAAACCGGCAAGCCCAGGGTTATTGCTGAAACCGGAGCGGGCCAGCACGGTGTTGCTACGGCGACTGTGGCAGCTCGCTTAGGCCTGGAATGTGACGTTTATATGGGGGCGGCAGACGTTCAGCGCCAGAAGCTGAACGTTTATCGTATGCGCCTGTTGGGCGCACGTGTAATTCCGGTCGAATCAGGCACTCGTACGCTTAAAGATGCAATGAATGAAGCCTTGCGTGACTGGGTCACCAACGTTGATAACACCTTCTACATTATTGGCACCGTGGCGGGGCCGCACCCTTATCCGCAGTTGGTGCGTGATTTCAACTCGGTAGTGGGGCGTGAAGCGCGCCAACAGTCATTAGCGCAAATTGGGCGTTTGCCAGATGCGCTGATTGCCTGTGTGGGCGGTGGTTCCAACGCTTTGGGCCTATTTTATCCCTTCGTCGAAGATGATGCGGTGGCGATGTACGGTGTCGAAGCCGGTGGCGATGGTATCGAAACAGGCCGACATGCCGCGCCGCTTTCGACGAATGCGCCGCGGGGTGTTTTGCATGGCAACCGAACGTACTTGATGTCTGATGAAGCGGGACAAGTGTCAGACACGCACTCGATTTCTGCTGGCCTCGACTACCCAGGGGTTGGGCCTGAACACGCGCTATGGAAAGATGTTGGACGAGTTAACTACGTAGCCGCAAACGATAAAGAAGTGCTGGAAGCGTTTCGTGAACTGACGCACATGGAAGGGATTATGCCTGCATTGGAATCCGCTCATGCACTTGCTCATGCGAAGGTGCTGGCACCGACCATGCGCCCTGACCAGCATATCGTGGTCAACCTTTCTGGTCGTGGTGATAAAGATATCATGACCGTTGCGAACATCGATGGCATTGAGTTTTAA
- the folC gene encoding bifunctional tetrahydrofolate synthase/dihydrofolate synthase, which produces MSKSIAPESLASDALTPGSLAEWLHYLETLHPVGIDMGLERVAEVAKRMGLLSRPIAPQVITVAGTNGKGSTLAMMDAVARTHGLRVGTYTSPHLVRYNERVTINGDYADDQRLMTGFSRVEDARLQAPEISLTYFEAGTLCALWCLAQENLDLALLEVGLGGRLDAVNIIDADVAIVTTIAQDHANFLGSDIAQIGREKAGIFRAAKPAVLGSRLLPSSVAEAANALAAPVYCLGEAFSHSIDDDSAADSPSEWNWSGLGCQGEVISLTDLPDPGLPIDNAATALQALILSGLVVNEDACRRALHEVQVPGRMQWIGQWCLDVGHNPHAADYVARRLPSVPEGGRQWALIGMLNDKDADGVISALLPRITDWVCVTLEGERGRSADELAGRITSLGGRVHCCANSPEAGVQIMAEQLTPSDRVLVTGSFFTVAALLEITLPQA; this is translated from the coding sequence ATGTCTAAGTCTATAGCCCCTGAATCTTTAGCTTCTGACGCTTTAACTCCTGGGTCTCTAGCCGAATGGCTGCACTACCTTGAAACCCTGCACCCTGTAGGGATTGATATGGGGCTTGAGCGTGTAGCAGAAGTTGCCAAGCGCATGGGGTTGCTAAGTCGACCGATTGCACCACAGGTGATTACGGTGGCGGGTACGAATGGCAAGGGGTCGACCCTTGCCATGATGGATGCCGTCGCACGCACGCACGGTTTGCGGGTAGGTACTTATACTTCGCCCCACCTAGTGCGCTATAACGAACGCGTGACGATCAATGGTGACTATGCTGACGACCAGCGGCTAATGACTGGTTTCTCTCGCGTAGAGGACGCTAGGCTACAAGCGCCTGAAATTAGCTTAACCTATTTTGAGGCGGGAACGCTGTGCGCCCTCTGGTGCCTAGCACAGGAAAACCTTGACTTAGCGCTGCTCGAAGTTGGTCTGGGTGGGCGATTGGATGCCGTTAATATCATTGATGCAGACGTTGCTATTGTCACCACCATTGCTCAGGATCATGCCAATTTTTTAGGGTCTGATATTGCTCAAATTGGCCGGGAAAAAGCCGGCATCTTTCGTGCTGCAAAACCCGCTGTATTGGGCAGTCGACTGCTTCCCAGCAGTGTAGCAGAGGCTGCCAATGCGCTTGCCGCTCCTGTTTACTGTCTTGGTGAGGCGTTTAGCCACTCAATTGATGATGACTCTGCCGCTGATAGTCCGTCTGAGTGGAACTGGAGTGGACTGGGCTGCCAGGGAGAGGTTATTTCTCTGACAGACCTTCCTGATCCCGGTTTGCCGATTGATAATGCAGCAACGGCCCTCCAAGCATTGATACTTAGCGGATTAGTGGTCAATGAAGACGCATGCCGTCGTGCGCTTCATGAGGTGCAAGTGCCAGGGCGTATGCAGTGGATCGGGCAATGGTGCTTGGATGTCGGGCATAATCCTCATGCAGCCGACTATGTCGCTAGGCGACTCCCATCGGTGCCTGAAGGTGGTCGGCAGTGGGCGTTGATCGGCATGCTAAATGATAAAGACGCTGATGGTGTTATTAGCGCTTTGCTACCCCGCATTACTGACTGGGTATGCGTGACGTTGGAAGGGGAGCGTGGTCGGTCAGCTGACGAACTGGCGGGGCGTATCACATCTTTGGGTGGGCGTGTGCATTGTTGCGCTAACTCCCCAGAGGCCGGAGTGCAGATAATGGCTGAGCAGTTGACACCCTCCGACCGGGTGTTAGTGACCGGCTCGTTTTTTACAGTTGCGGCCTTGTTGGAAATAACGCTGCCGCAAGCTTAA
- the accD gene encoding acetyl-CoA carboxylase, carboxyltransferase subunit beta translates to MSWLDKIVPSMGRIQRKDRRASVPDGLWRKCPKCEAVLYLPELEKHHSVCPKCDHHLRLTARKRLDWFLDKEGRQEIAAEIEPNDRLKFRDSKKYKDRLTAAQKETGEKDALVAMRGELDGLPVVAVAFEFTFMGGSMGAVVGEKFVRAATIALEERLPLICFAASGGARMQEALFSLMQMAKTSAALEKLKQSGVPYISVLTDPVFGGVSASLAMLGDLNIAEPNALIGFAGPRVIEQTVRETLPEGFQRSEFLLEHGTVDMIVHRHDMRARVGGVLRKLTHNIALPTEGDVSDDAPIDEPLVDEAPIADAVDAADVDTSETHSEASTVKSDDPTRNV, encoded by the coding sequence ATGAGCTGGTTAGACAAGATTGTGCCCTCCATGGGGCGTATCCAGCGTAAAGACCGTCGCGCCAGCGTGCCCGATGGCCTCTGGCGTAAATGTCCCAAGTGCGAAGCGGTTCTCTATCTCCCTGAGCTTGAGAAGCACCATAGCGTCTGCCCCAAGTGCGACCACCATTTACGGTTGACCGCGCGTAAACGTTTGGATTGGTTTTTGGATAAAGAGGGTCGCCAAGAGATCGCGGCTGAGATTGAGCCTAATGATCGCTTGAAATTTCGCGACTCTAAAAAATACAAAGACCGCTTAACGGCTGCCCAAAAAGAAACCGGTGAAAAAGATGCGCTGGTCGCTATGCGTGGCGAGCTAGACGGGCTTCCAGTTGTGGCTGTTGCTTTTGAATTTACCTTCATGGGTGGCTCAATGGGGGCGGTCGTGGGCGAGAAATTTGTTCGCGCGGCAACCATTGCCCTTGAAGAGCGACTTCCACTGATCTGCTTTGCTGCTTCTGGTGGGGCACGGATGCAAGAAGCACTGTTTTCACTCATGCAGATGGCCAAAACCTCGGCAGCGCTTGAAAAGCTTAAGCAGTCGGGTGTGCCTTACATTTCTGTTCTGACAGATCCAGTGTTTGGTGGAGTATCTGCGTCGTTAGCGATGCTGGGCGATCTAAATATCGCCGAGCCCAATGCCTTGATTGGTTTTGCTGGCCCGCGCGTTATTGAGCAAACCGTCCGTGAAACGCTGCCGGAAGGTTTTCAGCGCAGTGAATTTCTGCTGGAACACGGCACCGTTGATATGATCGTGCATCGTCATGATATGCGTGCTCGTGTTGGTGGTGTGCTGCGTAAGCTGACGCATAATATCGCGCTGCCTACCGAGGGGGATGTCAGTGACGACGCACCGATTGACGAGCCGTTGGTTGATGAAGCGCCAATAGCCGATGCTGTAGATGCAGCAGACGTTGATACGTCTGAAACGCATAGCGAAGCCAGCACCGTTAAGAGCGACGATCCGACCCGCAATGTCTAA
- the trpA gene encoding tryptophan synthase subunit alpha yields MNRIDQRFSELKEQGRKALIPYITAGDPAPQYTVGFMHALVEAGADIIELGVPFSDPMADGPVIQKACERALKQGTRLVDLLDMVAEFRQVDAKTPIVLMGYLNPIERIGYETFADKAASVGVDGVLVVDMPPEEADEFGPLLKARDLAAIFLVAPTTSNARAATICAHGEGYLYYVSLKGVTGAATLNADDVAEHLAPLREMTDLPLCVGFGIRDGVTAAEVAKVADGVIVGSALVNRIAESVDAPETIAGQLKSVLGEMRNAMDA; encoded by the coding sequence ATGAACCGTATTGACCAGCGTTTTTCCGAATTAAAAGAGCAGGGTCGTAAGGCCCTAATTCCTTATATTACCGCCGGCGACCCTGCGCCTCAGTACACTGTGGGCTTTATGCATGCCCTAGTAGAGGCAGGGGCTGATATTATTGAGCTTGGCGTGCCGTTTTCAGACCCAATGGCCGATGGCCCGGTGATTCAAAAGGCCTGTGAGCGCGCGCTTAAGCAGGGCACTCGCTTGGTTGACCTTCTGGATATGGTCGCTGAGTTCCGCCAAGTGGATGCTAAAACGCCTATCGTGCTGATGGGGTATCTCAATCCGATAGAGCGGATCGGCTATGAAACGTTTGCTGATAAAGCGGCAAGCGTTGGCGTTGATGGCGTGCTCGTGGTAGATATGCCGCCTGAAGAGGCTGATGAATTCGGCCCGCTGTTAAAAGCCCGCGATTTAGCAGCGATTTTCTTGGTTGCGCCTACCACTTCCAATGCTCGTGCCGCTACAATATGCGCCCACGGTGAGGGCTATCTCTATTATGTTTCGCTTAAGGGCGTTACCGGTGCTGCTACACTCAATGCTGACGATGTGGCAGAACATCTCGCACCCTTGCGCGAAATGACCGATTTGCCATTATGTGTTGGCTTCGGTATCCGCGATGGTGTGACCGCCGCTGAAGTGGCGAAAGTCGCTGATGGTGTGATTGTTGGCAGTGCGCTAGTAAACCGCATTGCAGAAAGCGTTGACGCACCTGAAACCATTGCTGGTCAGCTTAAAAGCGTGTTGGGCGAAATGCGCAACGCGATGGATGCCTAA
- a CDS encoding CvpA family protein, whose protein sequence is MALTWIDALFLAVLALSMLAGFMRGFVREALGLAAWVVALLVARVLAEPVADLMSGFIDSFDARLVLAFILVIFAVILLCGIVIRLVHAAVEWVGMGLLNRFAGAAFGVARGAVILLVATVLITLTPLAELQAWQEAELRPTFIELRDWAVSQLDQWERELPQAPDSLRDISLPDFRTQEELVPQPFTPTSENGGQ, encoded by the coding sequence ATGGCACTTACTTGGATAGACGCGCTTTTTCTGGCGGTGTTGGCACTTTCTATGCTGGCCGGCTTTATGCGCGGATTTGTCAGGGAAGCTCTTGGCCTAGCCGCCTGGGTAGTCGCATTGTTGGTAGCGCGCGTCTTGGCAGAGCCGGTGGCAGATCTAATGAGCGGGTTCATCGACAGTTTCGATGCGCGCTTAGTGTTGGCATTTATTTTAGTGATTTTTGCGGTCATTTTACTTTGCGGGATTGTGATCCGCCTTGTTCATGCGGCGGTAGAGTGGGTCGGTATGGGGTTGCTTAATCGCTTTGCGGGTGCTGCCTTTGGGGTTGCTCGTGGCGCTGTCATTTTATTGGTGGCAACCGTCCTTATTACACTAACGCCCTTAGCTGAGCTACAGGCTTGGCAAGAAGCTGAGCTACGGCCGACGTTTATTGAGCTGCGCGATTGGGCGGTAAGCCAGTTAGATCAATGGGAGCGGGAGCTACCGCAAGCACCTGACTCGCTTCGCGATATTTCGTTGCCAGATTTCCGCACTCAGGAAGAGCTTGTTCCACAGCCTTTTACGCCAACATCTGAAAATGGTGGCCAGTGA
- a CDS encoding SPOR domain-containing protein, with translation MKYGKTERISGIVILLALLAIFVPWLMSDPAPREERPQPTFVIERPVEATQQDVPVPQMPSSINTSSSEGRSVDSAATSVPIDANPRQPQTGQASSSNAQSAGENDPIAELMAANNRNNANTSSNAAGPTSSSQGEWAVQVGSFGDAGNARRLSDQLTQAGFSAYLRERDNNLTSVYVGPYETSEDGESAMAIIKQRANVQGLLVRVRN, from the coding sequence ATGAAATACGGTAAAACGGAACGCATCAGTGGTATTGTCATTTTACTCGCGTTGCTGGCGATTTTCGTGCCGTGGTTGATGAGTGATCCTGCTCCCCGTGAAGAGCGCCCTCAGCCTACGTTTGTTATTGAACGGCCTGTTGAGGCAACACAGCAAGATGTTCCGGTTCCGCAAATGCCGTCATCTATCAACACGTCCTCAAGTGAGGGTCGTTCTGTAGATAGCGCGGCCACTAGTGTGCCAATTGATGCCAATCCAAGGCAGCCACAAACCGGTCAAGCCAGTAGCTCTAACGCTCAGAGTGCTGGAGAAAATGATCCAATTGCTGAGTTAATGGCTGCAAATAACCGTAATAATGCAAATACATCATCGAATGCTGCTGGCCCAACGTCTTCTTCCCAAGGCGAGTGGGCGGTTCAAGTGGGCAGTTTTGGTGATGCGGGTAACGCAAGGCGACTAAGCGATCAGCTTACTCAGGCGGGATTTAGCGCCTACCTACGTGAGCGTGATAATAACCTTACCTCTGTTTATGTTGGCCCTTATGAGACGTCTGAAGACGGCGAGTCTGCGATGGCGATTATTAAACAGCGTGCCAATGTACAGGGCCTGTTAGTGCGGGTGAGAAATTAA